The proteins below are encoded in one region of Apium graveolens cultivar Ventura chromosome 4, ASM990537v1, whole genome shotgun sequence:
- the LOC141719113 gene encoding putative membrane protein At3g27390, with translation MAIFSSIFIGLYGAVIVYQERSFQRGLAYVIAMVSEFDGYTNDWLYLHEGSFIPKPRYQKRTSPYFDTCNHTTGGRDISSVIKVAPPVLVENMSPSRSVGATINEVKIVQVWGNMMRLKELRGKELLDANLITVADLYDWLNAKDSEEGAVIGIGLPSYSLHYMIVNSIRAGSAGIVILDDLEINDLNRPQDKLVDWFHQPAMVLKEQIRGIEENQSKYLEKFLLFAGNRKRMEAWDNGSMIPQNAVKAAQLEGIARRYGLNMLFV, from the exons ATGGCTATCTTTTCTAGCATTTTCATAGGATTGTACGGAGCAGTAATAGTATATCAG GAACGTTCTTTTCAAAGAGGTCTTGCTTATGTTATTGCGATGGTTTCTGAATTTGACGGATACACTAATGACTGGCTCTATCTTCATGAGGGTTCTTTTATCCCGAA GCCCCGATATCAAAAGAGGACATCTCCCTATTTCGACACTTGCAATCACACTACTGGTGGCAGAGATATTAGTTCTGTTATCAAAGTAGCACCTCCAGTTCTTGTGGAAAACATGTCACCATCTAGATCAGTCGGGGCGACAATTAATGAAGTGAAAATTGTCCAG GTGTGGGGAAACATGATGAGATTAAAAGAACTGCGGGGCAAGGAATTACTGGACGCTAATTTAATAACTGTTGCTGACCTTTATGATTGGTTAAATGCAAAGGATAGCGAAGAAGGTGCTGTTATTGGCATTGGACTCCCCTCTTACTCCTTACATTACATGATTGTTAACTCAATAAGAGCTGGGTCAGCTGGTATAGTAATTCTTGATGATCTTGAGATAAATGATCTGAATCGACCCCAAGATAAATTAGTAGATTGGTTTCATCAACCTGCAATGGTTCTCAAGGAACAAATCAGGGGTATTGAAGAGAATCAATCGAAGTACTTGGAGAAATTTCTTTTATTTGCAGGTAATCGTAAACGAATGGAGGCATGGGATAATGGCAGTATGATACCACAGAATGCTGTTAAAGCTGCTCAACTTGAGGGAATTGCTAGAAGGTACGGATTAAATATGCTCTTTGTGTAA